The Haematobia irritans isolate KBUSLIRL chromosome 1, ASM5000362v1, whole genome shotgun sequence DNA segment tcgtattttaaggagacgacaatattttttcagcgcacaaagctattcacatctactattttaatttagtaatatcgtaataactttagaatattataataacataaaaaggataaacgagtcaaatgataatattcccaataatttactgacagtttatctaacaaatttgtatggtaatagtagatttaaagtttacgataacttttatgtatataatgaaaaaactttacaacaaggtgtatttgctacaaaaatgcccgcataatggctggactcattattaatgtttcaactgagctttgaaatatgtggaaacccttatacttgcagcaaagcttagataaaaacgccgatttatccatatttcaatagaaacatgtcgaaaataaaaaaagccaaaaatagctaaaaaggtcatgaaaaaaagccagaaaaaaagctaaaagctaaatgcatttttttccccgctaaacgtcttcaaaaaaagccaaatctagcgggaaaaaagctaaattggcaacgctggaccAAACACGCAACTTagaaattttaaagatattcaccaattttgttaaaattttatttctatagaaaattctgtcaaaattttatttttatagaaaattttgtcaacatttcatttctatagaaaattttgtcataatttggtttctatagaatattttgtatagaaaatttttttcaaaattttatttctataaaattttttttcaaaattttatttctatagaaaatattgtcaaaattttatttctataggaaattttgtcaaaattttatttctatagaaaattctgtcaaaattttatttttatagaaaattttgtcataatttggtttctatagaatattttgcataaaattttttttcaaaattttatttctttagaaaattttgtcaaaattttatttctttagaaaatgttatcaaaattttatttctttagaaaattttgtcaaaattttatttcttagaatattttgtcaacattttatttctataaaaattctaaaatcctactaatctaccaaatagtaaaaaatataaaatttttggtagaatttaaaCAACTGTGGTACCCCCTGGACTATCTTTATAGTCGAAATAGTCTAGTCGGTACTACGATTGCATTTCTGTTAATGAGTAAGGCAAATCCTCTACTAAGGGTATGGTCGCACTGGACATATATTTGCCCAAAAcgagtgtcaaacttttttccaggaGCACTTTCGAAATATCTGGACAGTTTTGGAAAATAGTCTTATTGTGATGTAGTATGagctaggttagattaggttaggttagttggcagcccgatgtaacaggctcacttagactatttattccattgtgacaccactgtgaacttctctcttatcactgagtgctgaccgattccatgttaagttcaatgaaaagggacctcctttttatagccgagtccgaacgacgttctacattgcagtgaaaccacttagagaagctttgaaacactcaacattactgaggtggcataatccaacgttgaaaaactttttggtgtgcggtcgaagcaggaatcgaactcacgaccttttgtatgcaaggcggacttgctaactattgcaccacggtggatcccTAGTACGAGCTAAAAATGCTTGCTGGTTTGAATGTGACaaagatattttttatgatttccgtcaaatatttgcccagtgcgaCCATACCGTGACGCCAGCAAATaagctttaaataaaaatagaggCGATGACAAAATCAGTGATGTTTTACTGGGTCGGCAGCTTTTAACCGAAATCCTCATCAACATAGGGATTATCACATCTGATACTCCAATCTACAATAATAACTTCCAGTGCGAGGATATAACTATTTATGGTCGAAGAAACCTTGTCcataggtattttttttttttcagaaatatcggAGTTACTTATAGCGCCATTTAAAATCCGTTTGATATTCTACATGTAAAGCTAGTTTATTATGTCCAATATTCACTATGAAAATTTTCCGTATATCAATGAATGAGAAGTAATTTCTTAACATGACATATAATGTCATGTTTCATGGCATATAATATTTACAGTAAAATGTTAGTAATATGATATAAATGTCATATAGTAAACCCAGATCAATATTCGAATTATTGAGTATATGGGAgatgaatttttaaactgaccaAGTCTAAAGGTGGGTAATAAGTTcacgtttagccgctaaaatcgacacttttacaagtttacttttctttaacaatcaattttaaagaatataaaattaattaaaagttgcttttggctattccccatcaaattattagaaaatatgcgtcatagaagtataattttatacttttttagtgatttattttttattttagcggctaaactcgacctCGACCTACCTACCTTAAAGACTCAAGCCTACTGAAAATATTCGTCGTCTTATACTTGCTTCTCTCACCCATAACATTagaatatataaaagtttgcaatacAAGTCTAAAAAAATACTCCCCAAAAACATCAAACTGTACACAATATAGATATGCTGTCCAAAAACTATAGCATAAACTACAAAAGcacacaacaacaataaaaataaaaagcaaaacaataattgtggcaaataaccaccttaaaattaaataaatctcaGGAATATCAATACTAAgtgattaattgaaaacaataaaaaaaaacatgatggCCCTCTATGTAGCTAGACAATTGGTGACCTTGATTTGATAACAGGCAAAGTGCAAGCGTTATGTTGTTTTTTGGTGGAAAAGAAAATCTAGAGtggaaaatcaaaattctgATCAAAAGCAATAATCAATAGTCTAAGTAGTgagacgaatttttattttttgtggaaTACTCAAAACATCCTCACTCATTTGCCTTGAAACATTTTCTGCACTTGGTCAAGAACAAAGGcatcacatttttgttttgtttttgttttttcgggAATAATCGAGatatttttgtgtacaaagAAAAATAACGAAACAAATAGATCAGCGACAGGTTTACTGGAGGAGAGTTTATTAAcccaagcaaaaacaaaatgttacagCTTCCATCAAGCAGTAGCGTCACAGATCGTAGCGATCGTATGATTATGAAATTGAATTGTTCCCCATGTCAATGGGGCTGGCTACAGCTGCTGTTTTACTTCTGTTATTACTTACACCACTACTTACCTCTTAACCAACAATGATGGACCCCAGCTTTCGGTAACTGCGATAGCAGAACTATGTGGCGAGCCACACTCATAATTGGGCCGCAAAAAGGTGATTACGTTTATTTCCTTCTTTCACTAGATCGGTTTTTGTTTGCTGCCTTatctttttgatgtcgtatagccGTCGATGAATTTAatctaaatgcaaaattttgcgtaaatttattttgtattatgTGTGCTTTGGATATTCAATTTTCTTCTTTGTGTGACCACCAAACCAAAACCACCACCACAATAACACTACTTGGACACTTTTAATTTCGTTGCTTCGCTTGCAATTTCACTTGAGTAATTGTATATTGATGTCTTCCTTTTTTGCTGAGAAAATAAGACGCAgtttttcctcttttttttttgttttttatataaatatctaCTATTGATATTATCCACTTTTCTTGACCTCTTCTCTTTTGCTATTGTCAAGCGTTACGATGACTTTTATTGTGAATCTGACAGTTGTTGATGGTGGGGTATGTTCAGTTAACgctgaaataaatttgacattttgTTGTTATTCAACTTGTTTTGCTTTCTTACTATGGTCAGCTGTTCAATCCACAAAACAGTGGGTCAATTGTGATAATTTTCCAGTGtactaataatttagaaaaagttttgggTTAATTCTAAATCGGATCCAAAGAAATATGCGCAATTTCTAATAGGAACAgagttaaaaaagaaaataattcaaaACTGAATATGATTAAAATTGCTTTGTTTGTCAATAGCACAAAGTAGATAGTCGATGTGAATTCCGGGTTACGGTGACCATTAATCCGGTCAATATGATAGATCTTAGCTTTTTCGGAGACCATTCGACGATTGTCTTCCACTGTTTTGCGGGCGCGGAAACTAACTGTAATTTCACTTAAAGTACATAATACATTTTTACCAGGCGATATTGCTTTTTATTCATCTCTAGAAACCACAAAACCTATTGGGATAAAACAACAATATGAATCCTGAGCACTTACATTAAGGCGtgcaggttaggtggcagcccgatacatcaggttcacttagactattcagactatcattgtgataccacagtggtgaacttctctcttatcactgagtgctgcccgattccatgttaagctcaatgacaagggacctcctttttatagccgagtcccaacggcgttccacattggaaggaatcgaacccacgaccttgtgtatgcaaggcgggcatgctaaccattgcaacacggtTATCAGACCTAAGGTTGTTTTccgcaaataaaaagacttttTATTGCATTGTTCCCAACGTTTCGACAATGTTTGTTGTcttcttcagtttttttttttttttttgtataaaacttaaaatttaattttttgggcttATTTTAGTATATAGAGTAGTTTAAAACATAGTTTTCGAGGTGTAGAAAAttgaagatttttattttttttcgtcaTTTCTTAGTAAGTatagctaaaatttttttataaattaaatatacatataaaaaaatgtttttaatttttttgatatttcgcCTAAATGgcctttctattttttttttataaaattcgcaATGTGAATTACTAAAAATAATAGCaccacagaagattattttgcaaTGTACTTTTTAAGTATATAGTATACCATATTGCTTATATGAGAAGGAGCCAACATTTTAAAGAGGTCCCAGtaccggttgccactcgagaacattttaccaaaacacaatcaaacacaaaaatcttattttgtcaaaattttatttctatagaaaactttgtcaaaattgtatttctgtagaaaattttgtcaaaattttatttctatagaaaattttgtcaaaactttatttctatagaaaattttgtcaaaattttatttctatagaaaattttgtcacaattttatttctatagaaaattttgtcaaaatgttatttctgtagaaacttttgtcaaaattttgtttctatagaaaatgttgtcaaaattttacttctatagaaaattttgtcaaaattttatttctatagaaaatgttgtcaaatctatggaaaattttgccaaaattttatttctatagaaaattttgtcagaattttatttctatagaaaattttgtcaaaattttatttctataaaaaaatgtcaaaattttatttctataaaaaattttgtcaaaatttttttctatagaaaattttgtcaaaattttatttctatagaaaatgttgtcaaaatgtcatttctgtagaaacatttgtcaaaattttgtttctatagaaaatgttgtcaaaattttatttctatagaaaattttgtcaaaattttatttctatagaaaattttgtcaaaattttatttctatggaaaaatttgtcaaaattttatttctatagaaaatgttgtcaaatctatggaaaattttgtcaaaattttatttctatagaaaattttgtcagaattttatttccataaaaaatgttgtcaaaattttatttctataaaaaattttgtcaaaaatttgtttctataaaaaattttgtcaaaattttatttctatagtaaatgttgtcaaaattttatttctatagaaaatgtcaaaattttatttctatagaaaattttgtcaaaattttctttctagagaaaattttgtgaaaattttatttctatggaaaattttgtcaaaattttatttctatagaaaactttgtcaaaattttatttctatagaaaattttgtcaaaattttatttatatagaaaatgttttcaaaattttatttctatagaaagttttgtcaatttgttattctacagaaaatgttgtcaaaattttatttcgaataaaaattctatagaaaatgttgtcaaaattttaattctatagaaaattttgtcaaaattgtatttctaatgaaaattctatagaaaattttgtcaaaattttatttatatagaaaattttgtcaaaattttattcctaaaataatttttcaaaattttatttctatagaaaattttgccaaaattttatttctatagaaaattttgtcaaaattttttttctatggaaaattttgtcaaaattttatttctatagaaaatgttgtcaaatctatggaaaattttgtcaaaaatttatttctatagaaaattttgtcaaaattttatttctatagaaaattttgtcaaaatgttatttctatagaaaaagttgtaaaaattttatttctatagaaaattttgtcaaaatgttatttctatagaaaattttgtcaaaaatttatttatatagaaaattttggcaaaattttatttctatagaaaattttgtcaaaattttatttctatagaaaattttgtcaacattttatttctatagaaaattttgtcaaaattttatttctatagaaaattttgtcaaaatttgattttttatttacaaaaaggaATCAGAATTTTGGACATAGAAGGACCTTTGTTGAACAGGTTTTCTATACTACAATTcttactaatttttatttagtaagaatattttcaaaaatttgactaggttaggtatagcggcACCCCGACTAGCGTCCAAGGTGTTTGACATTACAGTGAATCCATTTAGAGAAACTTTCGAAACACTCCAACATTACAGAGAGGGGCTAATCCATCGCTGGaagaacttttttatttttagttgaaaCTGGAAAAGAACCCATGACCCATTTATATGTAAAGCGCACATGCTAACCTATGTGCTTTAGAGAAAAAGTTTTgtacaatttggaatttcaaaaatgGCAGATATCTTTTCGAAATGGCGTCTGCAATCTTTTTTTCGTAACGCGGTGAACTTCTCACACATCcgagagtgctgctcgattctatgATTAGAGGTTCCATATAGAGCTATCTCTCGTTAGTTTTTctagtacattttttcaatctcTGACAAGACAAGGGTGTACAGTGAAACCAGTCAAAAGGGGAAACCCACTGACGCTTACGTTTTTTCCATATTGGAGAGGTGTCCACAAATTAAAGTGACAAGTGATCCGTTTCACTaaaattgtccacttttgagtGTCCAAATTTGAAAAGTTTCACTGTGCCTCAATATAGCCCCCACTTAAACCGATATCAATACTTGATACCCTAGAATAGGAATTTCTTCGTCCATTACATTATTGGAAATCCGTGATCAAGATCAGATCAAGAAAATCTCTTAATTTCTAATTTCGTTATAAATCAATGATATGCATTTCCCTTCACAAAAAATTCAAGCTTACCACAAATTATTCCCAAATGCCACTTCCTGCTACTTTAATAAAACAAAGATACCTAAGATGtctttttcctaaaattttattaaaatcctgGTATAACTCTTCCCTTTTTCGCTGCTTTTTTAAGTTTAGTTTTTTGCTTGTCTTTAACACGTTTGTCCAAATTCTCTTGGCGTTTCTTTTGTCTAGACGATATATCTTTCTCCACCTTTTGTTTACGTTCTTGCCATTGCTTCTTGGACTTCTTCTTTTCGACCTTGCGTTTCTTAATGGCCTTGTACAAGAGTTTTGGATCATCTTTAACCTTTTTACCATCGACTTTATCGAATGCTTTCTTCCAAGCCAATTCGTTTTTGATTTCCAAAGCTTTTTCCGTTTCACCTGCTTCTTTCAATTCATTGATCTTTTTGTCGGTGGCCTTTATTTGTTTCAGAATTTCACGGGGATTTTGATgtgatttctttttcttttgggCAAAATCGAATTTGGAGAAGACAATTTTACCCTCTTCATTGAACACAGGTTTCGGGACTACGGGTTTAATATCCTTCTTTGATTGTTTTTCATCATCGTCCTGGTCTTGTTTGATTTTCTCATTCTTCATAGATTTTGCCGCTGAAATAAGAACCTTTTTGAATTCTTTATTTTTCTTAAGTTTTTTGGCTTCTTTTCGTTTCTTGGATTTTTCGGTTTGTGGTCCCTTTttggttttcattttatttttaatacgaTTCAGACGATCTTGCAATTCATCAATTGAATCAGTGGTGGAATTCTGTTTGGTGGGTAGaggtttgtttgagtttttattTGAAGTCAATAGATAGGCATCATAATCATTATCTGAAAATAAGTAGATGTATTCACTGTTTTTATAAGCAAGGAGTTGGCCACGCAGCAGGCCACCAAAGACATACCTTCTATAGAATCGGGAACATTAAAAGTGAGTAACAGATccataattttttcactttcGGACCTCATAAAGGTCATCAAATGTTTTTTATCCATTTGTATAGTCATTTTATACAAAGCGgattaaatataaatgaaacaaTTCTCTATGAAATCTACAACACGTGCGACtttgtacaaataaaacaaaaatataaacattCAGTTACGTCAAGCTTTGACAAGTGCCATAAGGTATGTTCAGTCAATTTTCATTATATTGTGAATGAATTGTATATGTGCTCTTCTCATCAGTGATGGGATTTTGAAAAGAGACGTACTTTTTATTAAggccaaaaatcaaaaacacgCCAAGTTTTTCAAGGTCGAAAGGAAATATTCGTCGGACTGACATAGCATTCCCCTTTCAATTTaagtaccctgccagcatttcaaagcacGAT contains these protein-coding regions:
- the Surf6 gene encoding surfeit locus protein 6; translated protein: MTIQMDKKHLMTFMRSESEKIMDLLLTFNVPDSIEDNDYDAYLLTSNKNSNKPLPTKQNSTTDSIDELQDRLNRIKNKMKTKKGPQTEKSKKRKEAKKLKKNKEFKKVLISAAKSMKNEKIKQDQDDDEKQSKKDIKPVVPKPVFNEEGKIVFSKFDFAQKKKKSHQNPREILKQIKATDKKINELKEAGETEKALEIKNELAWKKAFDKVDGKKVKDDPKLLYKAIKKRKVEKKKSKKQWQERKQKVEKDISSRQKKRQENLDKRVKDKQKTKLKKAAKKGRVIPGF